The region GTGCCGCGCCTCGCCGTCGGGGTGTACGCCACCAGCGCGTCGACGCCGCTGTACTTCGCCCAGGCCATCGGCCGCTTCGTGCGCTCCCGGCGGCCGGGGGAGACGGCGTCGGTGTTCCTGCCGAGCGTGCCGGTGCTGCTGGGGCTGGCGAGCGAGCTCGAGGCGCAGCGGGACCACGTCCTCGGTAAGCCGCACCGGCCCGAGGAGGTCTGGAACGACGAGGAGCTCAACCAGGCCAACCGCCAGCAGGACGAGCCGGGGGAGGACGAGAAGTCCTTCACCGCGCTGCACGCGGACGCCGAGCTGGACCAGCTGATCTACGACGGCGCCTCGTTCAGCGCGGACGAGGAGGACTACCTCGGCCTGCCCGGGCTGCTCGAGCCGGAGCAGGTGCGGACGCTGCTGAGCAAGCGTCAGCAGGAGTGGGTGGACAAGGGCTCGCCGCGCACCGGAGCAGGTGCCCGCGCGACCCCCGCGCCCGCGCCGCCGCCGCCGGACAGGCGCGGGATGACGGTCCGGGAGCAGATCAACGCCCTGCGCAAGGAGCTGAACACTCTCGTCGCGCTGCACAACCACCGCTCGGGGAAGCCGCACGGCGTGATCCACAACGAGCTGCGCCGCTCCTGCGGCGGCCCGCCCACGGCGATGGCGAACATCGAGCAGCTCGAGGAGCGGATCGCCACCCTCCGCTCCTGGCGCTGACCGCCCGGGCCGGCTGATCGCCCCGCGAGTCGCGCTCTGGGACCCCGCGAGTCGCGCTCCAGGACCGTGCGAGTCGGGCTCCAGGGCCCCGCGAGTCGGGCTCCAGGACCCCGCGAGTCGCGCTCCAGGACCCCGCGAGTCGGGCTCTGGGACCGCGCGAGTCGGGCTCTGGGATCGCGGGAGTCGGGCGCTGGGACCGCGGAGGTCTGGACGTGGGGCCTCAGTCTGGTCTCACCCCACTCCTCTCACCGCAGGCGTCGATTCGGGGGCTCAGGATGCCGGCGGCGTCCGGGGGCGCAGGCCCCATCTCGGCCGGCCCCGTCCCTCTGACTCCCGCGACGCCGTCCGGTGCCACGCGCGCGGCCGACGACGCGCGCGTGACCAGAAGGCGCGCGTGGAGCGCGCTCGGCCGAGTCACGCGCGCTGTCAGGTGCGACGCGCGCGGTCGACGGGGCGCGGGATGCGAGAACACGCGCGTGGGTTCAGAGGTGAGCCAGGCGAAGCAGGGACGAGGCGCGAGCGGGCCGCCTGCCGGTGTTCGACGAACAGGCCTCGGGCCCGGCGAGGAGCGACCGGCGGGGCGTGAGGTCGCGACTCACGGGGTCTCAGGTCGCGACTCGTGGGGTCTCAGGTCGCGACTCGTGGGGTCTCAGGTCGCGACTCGCGGGGTCTCAGAGGGGGTTGCGGGCCCGGGGCCGGACAGGCGAGAGGGCGGGCACCTTGCGGTGCCCGCCCTCTCGATCATGCTCACATCTCGATCATGCTCACATCGGCCGGCGCTGGGGACCGGCCCCTGTCAACTACCCGCCTGCACGTCCGCCTTGAGCTCACCGAAGCTTGTCCTCGTGGGCCCTCGCGTGGTGACCGCAGAACAGCAGCTCTCCGCCAGACGGCAGTACGGCGCGTGCCTTTGCGGCCGCTCCGCAGCGGTCACAGCGGTCGGCGAGGGTCAACTCGGGCCGGGTCAGGGTTCCAGGCTGCATAGCGGTCTCCCTCCGTCTCGGTGCCGGGTTCCCCCGGTACCGATTTGCTGTGACGACCGCTTGCGCGGTTCGCCCACTCTCTCAGACGTTCAGCACCCCTGCACGTGTTCCCGCCCCGCATGGCGACGACAATCACGTTTGGCCGTCGGTGGCTGGAGGCCGTCGACGAGATGGCGCTCAGGTGTCGAAAAACGGATTCAGTTGACTACGAGTGAATGATGCGGTGCGGCCGGTGACACCGCAAGGTGAGGAATGTAAACAGTGGGGACCCGACGACTACGGTCTGCTGTCGTGGTAACGGAGACGTCCCGGCCGTGGCGCCGGATCCCGGCGCCGCTCCTGTTCGTCGTCGGGGGCTCCTCGATGTACGTCGGGGCGGCCCTCGCCGTCGGTCTGTTCGACCGTCTGTCGCCCTCCGCGGTCGCGGTGTTACGGATCTTCGGCGCGGGGGTGGTGCTGCTCGCCTGGCGCCGCCCGGGCGGCCCCGCGTGGCGGGGCGTGCGGATGGCGCGGGCGATCACGTTCGGGATGGCCACGGCCCTGATGAACATCGCGTTCTACGAGGCGATCGACCGGCTCCCGCTCGGCACGACGGTCGCCCTGGAGTTCTGCGGGCCGGTGGCGGTTGCGGCACTGGCCTCCCGCCGGGCACGGGACGTGGCAGCGGTCGTGCTGGCGGCGGGAGGTGTGCTCCTCATCGCGGACGTGCGCTGGTCGGCGAGCACATCAGGCCTGCTCTGGGCCCTGGCGGCGGCCGCGATGTGGGCCGCCTACATCGTTCTCGGCAAGCGGGTGGCGGCCGCCGGTAACGGCGTGGACGACATGGCCGTCGGCTTCTTCGTCGCCTCGGTGGTGCTGTCCCCACTGGTGTTCCTGGCGGGCCACGCGCAGCTCGCCGCGCTCGCGGATCCGGTCGTGCTGCTGCTCGCCGTCGGGGTCGGGGTGTTGTCCAGCGTGATCCCCTACGGCCTGGACCAGGTGGTGCTGAAGCGGGTCGGGCAGGCCCGGTTCGCGGTGTTGCTGGCGCTCCTCCCGGCCACCGCGACGGTCATCGGGGTGATCGCCCTCGGCCAGGTCCCCGGGGCCCTGGAGGGTGTGGGCATCGCGGCGGTGATCGCGGCAGTCGCTCTGCGGTCCCGTGACGGCGACGTGCCCGCATCACCCGATCGGCCGCCGGCCGAGGAGGCGGAGCTCACCCACCGTAATACCCGTTCAGGTGACAGAGAGTGATTACTGACAACGTCCACGGGTGATCCTGGGGATGGCGCGTTCCCCCGGACGGCCCGCCGGACGGGGTTGTGCGGCGGGCCACCCGGACTGGAACCGTTTCGCGCTCGGCGAACGCTTCCGGACGGGTAGCTCGGGCCCGACGGGTCGGCTGACCGGTGGGAACGCCCGAGTCGGTGATCCTTCCCCTGCCGGGTTGCCGGGCGTGTCCGTCCGGCGACCCGTTGTTGTCGGTCAGGGCGTCCGCCATCGTCCGTCTGGCCCATCTGAATCGAACCGGAAACAACAAACCGGGCCGTACGTGACCGAATTGTGATGCTCCTTCGACAGCTTGATCGGTTCAGTGTGGTTCTCGTCATGCCACTTCTCCGCATACGTTGTCGCCCACAACATTCCCACCGGGGTCCCGGTGGGCCACAGGGACGTGGGAAGGACCGATCGATGGTGATTCGGAAGGCGGCGCTACGGGCGTCGGTGGCGGCGGGCCTCGGGCTCGCCCTCACGCTGTCCGCGTGTGGCGCGAACAGCGCGAGTTCCGCCAGCTCGGGCGGCTCGGCCGCGCCGGCGGCCGGCGGCGTCAAGGTGGGCGTCATCCTCCCGGAGACCGACAGCTCGGCCCGCTGGGAGGGCTTCGACAAGCCCATGCTGGACAAGGCCATGCGGGCCGAGGGGCTCGACCCGGACATCCAGAACGCCCAGGGCGACGAGCAGAAGTTCTCCACCCTGGCCGACGGCATGATCTCCAGTGGGGTGAAGGCGCTGGTCATCGCCTCCATCAGCAGCGACGGCGGCAGCGCCGTCGCCGCGAAGGCCAAGGCCCAGGGCATCCCGGTCATCGACTACGACCGGCTCAACCTCGGCGGCACCAGCGACTACT is a window of Pseudonocardia sp. T1-2H DNA encoding:
- a CDS encoding EamA family transporter encodes the protein MVTETSRPWRRIPAPLLFVVGGSSMYVGAALAVGLFDRLSPSAVAVLRIFGAGVVLLAWRRPGGPAWRGVRMARAITFGMATALMNIAFYEAIDRLPLGTTVALEFCGPVAVAALASRRARDVAAVVLAAGGVLLIADVRWSASTSGLLWALAAAAMWAAYIVLGKRVAAAGNGVDDMAVGFFVASVVLSPLVFLAGHAQLAALADPVVLLLAVGVGVLSSVIPYGLDQVVLKRVGQARFAVLLALLPATATVIGVIALGQVPGALEGVGIAAVIAAVALRSRDGDVPASPDRPPAEEAELTHRNTRSGDRE